Part of the Leptolyngbya sp. FACHB-261 genome, TCAGAGCCTGAATTGCAATCATGCCCAGCCCATACAGGTCGCTGTTGAAGCGAGGCTTGCCCAGCCCTTGTTCGTTGGGCATGTAGCCAGGCGTACCAATAGCAACAGTTGCGTTCAGATGTCCCTCAACCGTAACCTGTTGGGTTCGCACCTGCTTGACCGAGCCAAAGTCAACCAGGACTAATCTACGGTCGGGTTGTCGCCGGATGATGTTGTCTGGCTTAATGTCTCGGTGGATCACACCCTGGCTATGCACGAAGTGCAGGATCCCCAACACATCTTCGAGCATCGCCACCACTTGAGCCTCACTCCAGCGCTGACCTAGCTGTAATTCGGCACTGAGCGTCTGTCCCTCAATGAAGTCCTGGACCAGGTAGAACTCTTGGTTCTCCTCAAAATAAGCAAGCAAGCGGGGAATTTGGTCGTGCTGCCCCAGCCGCTCTAGCGTTTCAGCCTCACTTTTAAACAGACGCCGCGCCGTCTGCAAAGACTGAGGGTCGCGACTAGCAGGCTGAAGATGCTTGACCACACAGGTTGGGTTACCTGGTCGGCGCGTGTCTAAAGCGACATAGGTCTGACCAAAGCCGCCTGCGCCTAAGGCTCGGGCAATCTGGTACCGCCCATCGAGTAGCTCGCCGATCATGAGGTAGGTGCTCTTGCTTTTAAACACCCAAGATAGTGACCCTCTGGGCAGGAAGCAACCTCTCTAATGAGGCTTACTGGTTGGAGCGTCCCTGAACAGCTTATAAACAGAGGGTTCTGTCTAGTCTGAACTTAGCCAGGAACTTACGATGTCTGGGCCCAGCTCGAGCACCCTAGCTCAATCGCTGCCAAGCGGCAAGAAAATCGTTAGCGTTTCGCCCTGGTCTTCACCCTTGGTCCCTTGGCGTTCTCGCACCTTGAGTTTGCCGCCTAGAGCCTGAAATAGCGATTTGGTGACACCCAAGCTCAGGCTAACTGAACCCGTATCTGGTTGCAGCATCAACAAATGACCTAAGGCTCGGAGGGGACTGACATCGGGACAGTCTTTTTGGGGTTCGGCGCGCGATTGCAATTGCAGCTTGAGCTGTTTACCCGCCAGCATCACTTGCACGCGGATGTGGCTGCCTCCCGGCAAGCTGCGCGTAAAGCGGTCTACCAAGCCTGTCAGCATCTGGCCTAGCATCTGCGGGTCACTAACTACGGTAGGCAGTTCTTGGGGCATGCTGACCGAGAGGGTCAGGTTGCGACGGCTAGCCTGTTGCTGCCAGTGCGGAATGCTCTGCTGGAGCACCTCCGCCAGCGACACTCGGCTCAGATGGAGGGTCTGTTTCGGGGCAGGCGCATCCTGTAACTCCACGGCTCGGAAGATCAGGCTGAAGCGATTGATTTGATCAGTACACTCTCGCTCAATGCTCTCTAAGCGCTTCACAACCTCTGGAGCCAAATCTTTGCGTCGCAGCAACGACCGAGTCAGCGTTTGAATCGTCGCTAGAGGAGTTCGGATTTCGTGCGCCAGAGCTTGCAGCAACTCCGCCTCCGGCAGTGCCTCCTCCGAGCTGTCAGCGAC contains:
- a CDS encoding histidine kinase dimerization/phospho-acceptor domain-containing protein; its protein translation is MDHWLLPTLREILRGGVTEPETLPELATGEPAWLLATTALADLVREQIPANGLVLSSAGLDWSSFPGLETWQFAPDLSSFLALMPADGQRPEPEPPTPNLDTNAPNQTVPLLPADPLSTERFCLVLSHNLWAVMVLGQSEGEQAEFLFSFEPDAVLRAWEYLSPRVMLTQPHRMADLAQRVGDLLAGQSLEVNPRLLLRFSALLLRRASTLATNSTPRLNLPNQALSAALQQAPAPVADSSEEALPEAELLQALAHEIRTPLATIQTLTRSLLRRKDLAPEVVKRLESIERECTDQINRFSLIFRAVELQDAPAPKQTLHLSRVSLAEVLQQSIPHWQQQASRRNLTLSVSMPQELPTVVSDPQMLGQMLTGLVDRFTRSLPGGSHIRVQVMLAGKQLKLQLQSRAEPQKDCPDVSPLRALGHLLMLQPDTGSVSLSLGVTKSLFQALGGKLKVRERQGTKGEDQGETLTIFLPLGSD